One Campylobacter sp. RM16192 genomic region harbors:
- a CDS encoding HyaD/HybD family hydrogenase maturation endopeptidase — protein sequence MKVLVLGIGNVMFSDEGVGVHFTKMIEKNYKFTHSKHSINFIDGGTLAIALTPIIAEYDYLIVVDCISSDDGEKGDVYFFDYEAIPNKISWDGSAHEVEMLQTLQMMELAGDMPKTKILGIVPNRIEPMSFELSNEIQKGALVMEKALLKHLDELGFSYEKVANFTLLDMAKEYQDKGIL from the coding sequence ATGAAGGTGCTTGTTCTTGGCATTGGTAATGTAATGTTCTCCGACGAAGGTGTCGGAGTTCATTTTACCAAAATGATTGAAAAAAACTACAAATTTACTCACTCTAAACATAGTATAAATTTCATAGACGGTGGAACCTTAGCTATAGCCTTAACACCAATAATAGCAGAATATGACTATTTGATAGTAGTTGATTGTATAAGTAGCGATGATGGCGAAAAAGGAGATGTCTATTTTTTTGATTATGAGGCTATTCCTAATAAGATATCTTGGGATGGTTCTGCTCATGAGGTTGAGATGCTTCAAACTCTTCAGATGATGGAGCTCGCAGGAGATATGCCAAAAACTAAAATTTTAGGTATTGTTCCAAATAGGATAGAGCCTATGAGCTTTGAGCTGTCAAACGAGATTCAAAAAGGTGCTTTAGTAATGGAAAAAGCCCTTCTGAAACATTTAGATGAGTTGGGATTTAGCTATGAAAAAGTGGCAAATTTTACTCTTTTGGATATGGCTAAAGAATATCAAGATAAAGGGATTTTATGA
- the cybH gene encoding Ni/Fe-hydrogenase, b-type cytochrome subunit, which translates to MSGHKPDRISEYEFSIGLRLTHWIRFIAIAFLVISGFYISYVFIAPEVTNEPTIFLNAKWRAAHQVAGFILIAVTVFKVYLFFFDKLSRKELASIYDFFSPKVWIAQIKYYIFLGPHPHLRGVYNPLQFASYLFFYLVLFVICLTGMVLYVHVYHEGLGGLFYEPMRYFEDMMGGLANVRTIHRIAMWVIMIFVPVHIYMAVFNAVKGKNGAMDAVVSGYKFVKENH; encoded by the coding sequence ATGTCAGGTCATAAACCGGATCGTATCAGCGAATACGAATTTTCCATAGGACTGAGACTTACGCATTGGATTAGATTTATAGCTATTGCGTTTCTTGTGATTAGCGGGTTTTATATATCTTATGTCTTTATAGCTCCGGAAGTTACTAATGAGCCTACTATTTTCTTAAATGCAAAATGGAGAGCTGCTCATCAAGTTGCCGGATTTATATTGATTGCTGTTACGGTTTTTAAAGTTTATCTATTCTTTTTTGATAAACTTAGTAGAAAAGAGCTTGCTAGTATCTATGATTTTTTTAGTCCAAAAGTTTGGATAGCGCAGATTAAATACTACATATTTTTAGGACCACATCCACATTTAAGAGGTGTTTATAACCCACTTCAATTTGCGTCTTATCTGTTCTTTTATCTTGTGCTTTTTGTCATCTGCCTAACAGGCATGGTACTTTATGTGCATGTATATCATGAAGGTCTTGGCGGACTATTTTATGAACCGATGAGATATTTTGAAGATATGATGGGAGGTCTAGCTAACGTTAGAACTATTCATAGAATCGCAATGTGGGTTATTATGATATTTGTTCCAGTTCATATTTATATGGCGGTATTTAACGCAGTTAAAGGTAAAAACGGAGCTATGGATGCCGTTGTAAGCGGCTATAAATTTGTCAAAGAAAATCACTAA
- a CDS encoding nickel-dependent hydrogenase large subunit has product MSEQRIVVDPVTRIEGHLRVEVVVDENNVVKEAYSGSTLWRGIEQIVKGRDPRDAGFFTQRICGVCTYSHYRAGIIAVEKALGIVPPLNAELTRTLMNAALYLHDHVVHFYQLHGLDWVDIISALQADPVKASEEAFKYCDTPYATGADKLKEVKEKVAAFAKKGNLGPFANAYWGHSTYKFTPEQNLIVLSHYLECLSIQRTMAQMMAIFGSKNPHPQSLTVGGVTCVMDILSPSRLGEYLTKFKEVSEFVNRAYYPDIVMAAKAYGNEPSVLNDVGVANLLSYDEFMVGRNDNLFQSGIILNGDISKVYEVDDMKITEEATRAWYKDDKPLHPYDGKTEPNYTGLVDMNTLDGHGKMVDTKVFNVKGKYSWIKAPRYEGKPMQVGPLASIVVNYARGNKRVVPVVDKFLKDTGLPLSAVFSTLGRTAARMLEAKIVVNHGLEAFNNLVENLKSDQETCAKYVIDKNKEYKGYFAGNAPRGALSHWCRIKDGVITNWQAVVPSTWNASPKDANGVRGSYEECIIGLKIADLTQPLEIIRKIHSYDPCIACAVHVMDTKGNKLGEYKINPNL; this is encoded by the coding sequence ATGAGTGAACAAAGAATAGTAGTAGATCCGGTTACCAGAATAGAAGGACACCTGCGCGTAGAAGTAGTGGTAGATGAAAATAATGTAGTTAAAGAAGCTTATTCAGGCTCAACACTTTGGCGTGGAATTGAGCAAATCGTAAAAGGACGCGACCCTAGAGATGCTGGATTCTTTACTCAAAGAATTTGCGGAGTTTGTACATATTCGCACTATAGAGCTGGCATAATTGCTGTTGAAAAAGCTCTTGGCATAGTTCCTCCGCTTAATGCAGAGCTTACTAGAACACTTATGAACGCAGCACTTTATCTTCACGATCACGTAGTGCATTTCTATCAACTCCACGGGCTTGACTGGGTGGATATAATTTCAGCTCTTCAGGCAGACCCTGTTAAAGCTAGTGAAGAGGCGTTTAAGTACTGCGATACTCCTTACGCAACCGGAGCTGATAAGTTAAAAGAGGTTAAAGAAAAAGTTGCGGCATTTGCTAAAAAAGGAAATCTTGGACCATTTGCTAACGCATACTGGGGACATAGCACATACAAATTTACTCCTGAGCAAAACTTGATAGTTCTTTCTCACTATTTAGAGTGCTTAAGCATCCAAAGAACAATGGCTCAAATGATGGCTATATTTGGTTCCAAAAACCCACACCCACAAAGCTTAACAGTAGGTGGCGTAACATGTGTTATGGATATTCTTAGCCCTTCAAGACTTGGCGAATATTTGACCAAATTTAAAGAAGTGTCAGAATTTGTAAATCGTGCATACTATCCTGATATAGTAATGGCTGCTAAAGCTTACGGAAACGAGCCAAGCGTATTAAATGACGTTGGAGTTGCAAATTTACTATCTTATGATGAATTTATGGTTGGAAGAAATGATAATTTATTCCAAAGCGGAATCATACTAAATGGCGACATAAGTAAGGTTTACGAAGTAGATGATATGAAGATAACAGAAGAGGCTACTCGCGCTTGGTATAAGGACGATAAACCGCTTCATCCTTATGACGGTAAAACAGAGCCAAACTACACCGGTCTAGTTGATATGAATACTCTTGACGGACATGGCAAAATGGTAGACACTAAAGTATTTAATGTCAAAGGTAAATATAGCTGGATTAAAGCTCCAAGATATGAAGGCAAGCCTATGCAAGTAGGTCCTCTTGCAAGTATTGTCGTAAACTATGCTAGAGGCAATAAGCGTGTAGTGCCTGTTGTTGATAAATTCTTAAAAGATACAGGACTTCCTCTAAGTGCAGTATTCTCAACTCTTGGTAGAACAGCAGCTCGTATGCTTGAAGCTAAGATAGTAGTAAATCACGGGCTTGAAGCGTTTAATAACCTAGTAGAAAATCTAAAAAGCGATCAAGAGACATGCGCTAAATACGTAATAGATAAAAATAAAGAGTATAAAGGTTACTTCGCAGGAAATGCTCCAAGAGGCGCTTTATCTCACTGGTGCAGAATTAAAGATGGCGTTATAACAAACTGGCAAGCAGTGGTTCCGTCAACATGGAACGCATCTCCAAAAGATGCAAATGGTGTTCGCGGTTCGTATGAAGAGTGTATAATCGGACTAAAGATAGCCGACCTAACTCAGCCACTTGAAATTATTCGTAAAATTCACTCTTATGATCCATGTATAGCGTGCGCTGTTCATGTTATGGATACTAAGGGAAATAAACTTGGCGAATACAAAATAAATCCAAATTTGTAA
- a CDS encoding hydrogenase small subunit has protein sequence MKNDVLARVNERLNILAKLPRVKNEGSISEALKASGFTRRDFMKWAGAMTAFMALPASMTPVVARAAELSDRLPVIWLHMAECTGCSESLLRTDTPSIDSLIFDYISLEYHETIMAASGWQAEENLESAIEKYKGRYILLVEGGIPMGSTENYLTVGPLGYTGLHHAKHASDNAAAIFAIGTCSSFGGVQAARPNPSNSQAMSKATSKPVINVPGCPPSEKNIVGNVLHYILFGTLPSLDVFNRPKWAYGLRIHDLCERRGRFDAGEFVQRFGDEGAKDGYCLYKVGCKGPYTFNNCSRERFNQHTSWPVQAGHGCIGCSEPDFWDTMGPFEEPMGDRLFDTVLGLGADNVSDKIGIGVLALAGIGMAAHAALAVFAKDKEEKEA, from the coding sequence ATGAAAAATGATGTTCTTGCCAGAGTTAATGAGCGACTCAATATTCTGGCTAAGCTACCAAGAGTAAAGAATGAAGGCTCGATAAGTGAAGCTCTGAAAGCAAGTGGCTTTACTCGTCGTGACTTTATGAAGTGGGCTGGCGCAATGACAGCGTTTATGGCGCTTCCTGCGTCTATGACTCCTGTTGTGGCACGTGCGGCAGAACTTAGCGATCGCTTGCCTGTTATTTGGCTTCATATGGCTGAGTGTACAGGTTGTAGCGAGAGTTTACTTAGAACCGATACCCCTAGTATAGATAGCTTGATATTTGATTATATATCACTTGAGTATCATGAGACTATTATGGCGGCTTCTGGCTGGCAGGCTGAGGAGAATTTAGAAAGTGCTATAGAAAAGTATAAGGGTAGGTATATACTTTTAGTTGAGGGTGGCATACCTATGGGATCTACAGAAAATTATCTAACAGTAGGACCTCTTGGATACACCGGACTTCATCATGCAAAACATGCTAGCGATAATGCTGCTGCAATATTTGCAATAGGCACCTGTTCTAGCTTTGGAGGTGTTCAAGCGGCTCGTCCAAATCCTTCAAATTCACAAGCTATGAGCAAAGCTACTAGCAAACCTGTTATAAACGTTCCTGGATGCCCTCCTAGTGAAAAAAATATCGTAGGAAACGTACTGCACTATATACTATTTGGAACATTGCCATCTCTTGACGTATTTAATCGTCCAAAATGGGCCTATGGACTTAGAATTCATGACCTTTGTGAAAGACGAGGACGCTTTGACGCAGGTGAATTTGTCCAAAGATTTGGCGACGAGGGCGCAAAAGATGGATACTGCTTATATAAAGTAGGATGTAAAGGTCCATATACATTTAATAACTGCTCACGCGAGAGATTTAATCAGCATACATCTTGGCCTGTTCAAGCCGGACACGGATGTATAGGATGCTCTGAGCCTGATTTCTGGGATACCATGGGGCCATTTGAAGAGCCTATGGGAGATAGACTATTTGACACTGTTTTAGGTCTTGGTGCTGATAATGTAAGCGACAAGATAGGTATCGGTGTGCTCGCGCTTGCCGGTATAGGTATGGCTGCGCACGCTGCACTTGCTGTTTTTGCAAAAGATAAAGAAGAGAAAGAGGCATAA
- the fumC gene encoding class II fumarate hydratase — translation MQYRIEKDTMGEIQVPNDKYWGAQTERSFENFKIGEEKMPKEVIKGFAYLKKACAIVNHKLNRLDEAKTKAISQACDEIIDGKLCGNFPLVVWQTGSGTQSNMNLNEVIANRATEILGENFRVKKLVHPNDDVNKGQSSNDTYPTAMRIAFVIEIQKQLLPAIDKLKKTLESKSEKFKDIVKIGRTHLQDATPLTLGQELSGYVEMLRKAQLQVNDSMKYLCELAIGGTAVGTGLNSHPEFSNLVSEELNNLTKSKFKFISHPNKFHGLTSHDGEVFLSGALDGLAANLMKIANDIRWLASGPRCGIGEIFIPENEPGSSIMPGKVNPTQCEAMTMVSVQVMANHFAVTLSASQGNFELNVFKPVLTYNLLQSIRLLSDAMISFNDHCAVGIEPNLKVIDGYLHGSLMLVTALNPYIGYENAAKIAKTAHQNSTTLKEEAVNLGILTAEEFDKYVRPEEMTYPKK, via the coding sequence ATGCAATATAGAATAGAAAAAGACACTATGGGCGAAATTCAGGTGCCAAACGATAAGTATTGGGGCGCTCAAACCGAAAGAAGTTTTGAGAATTTTAAAATAGGCGAAGAGAAGATGCCAAAAGAGGTCATCAAAGGCTTTGCGTATCTTAAAAAAGCTTGCGCCATAGTCAATCACAAGCTAAACAGGCTTGATGAGGCAAAAACTAAAGCCATATCACAAGCCTGCGATGAGATCATAGACGGCAAACTGTGCGGAAATTTCCCTCTTGTAGTCTGGCAGACAGGTTCAGGCACTCAGTCAAACATGAACCTAAATGAAGTTATCGCAAACAGAGCCACTGAAATTTTAGGCGAGAACTTTAGAGTAAAAAAACTCGTTCATCCAAACGATGACGTAAACAAGGGTCAAAGCTCAAACGACACCTATCCGACCGCGATGAGAATAGCCTTTGTGATAGAGATTCAAAAGCAGCTTTTGCCCGCTATCGACAAGCTTAAAAAGACTTTAGAGAGCAAGAGCGAGAAATTTAAAGATATAGTCAAAATAGGGCGCACGCACCTTCAAGACGCTACTCCGCTAACCCTTGGACAAGAGCTTAGCGGATATGTCGAGATGCTAAGAAAAGCGCAGCTTCAAGTAAATGACTCGATGAAATATCTTTGCGAGCTTGCTATCGGCGGAACCGCCGTAGGGACGGGACTAAATTCGCACCCTGAGTTTTCAAATTTAGTAAGCGAAGAGTTAAACAATCTAACTAAAAGCAAGTTTAAATTTATCTCTCATCCTAATAAATTTCACGGGCTTACAAGCCATGACGGCGAGGTGTTTTTAAGCGGTGCGCTTGACGGACTAGCTGCAAATTTGATGAAAATCGCAAACGACATAAGATGGCTTGCAAGCGGTCCAAGATGCGGTATAGGCGAAATTTTTATCCCTGAAAACGAGCCAGGAAGCTCCATAATGCCGGGCAAAGTAAATCCGACGCAGTGCGAAGCGATGACGATGGTATCGGTTCAGGTCATGGCAAATCACTTTGCGGTAACTCTTAGCGCCTCTCAAGGAAATTTCGAGCTAAACGTGTTTAAGCCGGTGCTTACTTATAACTTGCTTCAATCAATCAGGCTTTTAAGTGACGCGATGATAAGCTTTAACGATCATTGTGCTGTGGGGATTGAACCGAATTTAAAAGTGATAGACGGCTATTTGCACGGCTCGCTTATGCTAGTAACCGCGCTAAATCCTTATATAGGATATGAAAATGCAGCTAAAATAGCTAAAACCGCTCATCAAAACAGCACCACGCTAAAAGAAGAGGCTGTAAATTTAGGAATTTTAACAGCTGAAGAGTTTGACAAATACGTTCGTCCTGAAGAGATGACCTATCCTAAAAAATAA
- the pbpC gene encoding penicillin-binding protein 1C, which produces MKNKIIKFAKFGFIFIASLFLAFLILDFAFPLNTKMLTRENSSILFDKNGEIISMRPSSDEIWRFEAQNIPQTLKDSVLLFEDRYFYYHFGFNPFSMTRAAFHNLTHKNRIGASTITMQVARMMSPKERTYANKIKEIFTAFQLEWHYTKDEILKFYFNLAPYGGNIEGVAAAARFYFNKNLEDLSIAQMALLSTIPKNPNANRLDKKSNINTLKNRVVTLLYKAKIIDKSQYQRARSEPFKNKRFNAPLNAKQYSLIAIKNGVINSNLNLNLQNILETNLKIASDLMIDKNAKNAAGIIIDNRSMSVAAYVGSHNEKALDGENDGVIMSRNVGSTLKPFIFSLGLDQGFITPKKEMIDTEIFIREYNPKNYDNEFLGIVSATEALALSLNIPAVNLNHKLKENSLYEMLKEINLVKNTKEFYGDSISLGSAEMSLLNLAHLYTIYANKGELKPLEVAGKTVGENKRLISEQSAYLTAKMLSKAARSYLGVTWQYAKDTPQIAFKTGTSYGSRDIYAIGVNQDYTIAVWFGNFNGKKTKNLSGFSDASKVVFDIFKILAQQESLSFIDIPNGIEEKESCLDAFKFKECKNIQIDELISDVELKDDCDSIRSEEVDFLLKNNKISKQDIKDSPCFYKFKNHKPLIASPFNEQIIMSNEKETKVMLKCYAYIGDEIYYKIDDEEFNKTTNAAEKMLILKEGEHKIGCLDENSNLSEIKIEIRRF; this is translated from the coding sequence ATGAAGAATAAAATTATTAAATTTGCTAAATTTGGTTTTATCTTTATCGCATCTCTTTTCTTGGCATTTTTAATACTTGATTTTGCCTTCCCTTTAAATACGAAAATGCTCACTAGAGAAAATTCTTCGATATTGTTTGATAAAAATGGCGAGATTATTTCTATGCGCCCAAGTAGCGATGAAATTTGGCGTTTTGAGGCGCAAAATATCCCACAAACGCTCAAAGATAGCGTTTTACTCTTTGAAGATAGATACTTTTACTACCATTTTGGATTTAATCCTTTTTCTATGACTAGAGCTGCTTTTCACAACCTAACGCACAAAAACCGCATAGGTGCTTCAACGATAACCATGCAAGTAGCCCGCATGATGAGCCCAAAAGAGCGCACATACGCTAATAAAATAAAAGAAATTTTTACCGCCTTTCAGCTTGAATGGCACTACACAAAAGATGAAATTTTAAAATTTTATTTCAATCTCGCTCCTTATGGCGGCAATATAGAAGGCGTTGCAGCGGCTGCGAGGTTTTATTTTAATAAAAATTTAGAAGATCTAAGCATTGCTCAAATGGCTCTTCTTAGCACGATCCCAAAAAATCCGAACGCAAATCGCCTTGATAAAAAATCAAACATAAATACTTTAAAAAACCGCGTAGTAACTTTGCTGTATAAGGCTAAAATAATAGACAAGAGCCAATATCAAAGAGCCAGAAGCGAGCCATTTAAAAATAAACGCTTCAATGCGCCTTTAAATGCCAAGCAATACTCTTTAATCGCTATTAAAAACGGAGTTATAAACTCGAATCTGAATCTAAATTTACAAAATATTTTAGAAACAAATCTAAAAATAGCCTCAGATTTAATGATAGATAAAAACGCCAAAAATGCAGCCGGTATAATCATAGATAATAGATCAATGAGTGTGGCTGCATATGTTGGCTCACATAACGAAAAGGCTTTAGACGGAGAAAATGACGGAGTGATTATGAGTAGAAACGTAGGCTCTACTCTAAAACCTTTTATATTTTCATTAGGACTTGATCAAGGCTTCATAACCCCTAAAAAAGAGATGATAGATACTGAAATTTTCATAAGAGAATACAATCCAAAAAATTACGATAACGAATTTTTGGGCATAGTTTCGGCTACAGAGGCCTTAGCGCTTAGCCTAAATATACCTGCTGTAAATTTAAATCACAAACTTAAAGAAAACTCACTATACGAGATGCTAAAAGAGATAAATTTAGTAAAAAATACAAAAGAATTTTACGGCGACAGCATATCATTAGGAAGCGCTGAAATGAGCCTATTAAATTTAGCCCACTTATATACAATCTACGCCAATAAAGGGGAGTTAAAACCTCTTGAAGTCGCAGGAAAAACAGTAGGAGAAAACAAACGTCTAATAAGCGAACAAAGTGCGTATCTAACTGCAAAAATGCTATCAAAGGCAGCCAGAAGCTACCTAGGAGTTACATGGCAATATGCAAAGGATACCCCGCAAATCGCTTTTAAAACCGGCACTAGTTATGGATCAAGAGATATATATGCCATAGGAGTTAATCAAGACTACACAATAGCGGTATGGTTTGGAAATTTTAACGGTAAAAAGACTAAAAATTTAAGCGGATTTTCTGATGCCTCCAAGGTTGTTTTTGATATTTTTAAAATTTTAGCTCAACAAGAGAGTCTATCTTTTATCGATATTCCAAACGGAATCGAAGAAAAAGAGAGCTGTCTGGACGCATTTAAATTTAAAGAGTGTAAAAATATACAAATTGATGAGCTTATAAGCGATGTTGAACTAAAAGATGATTGCGATAGTATAAGAAGTGAAGAGGTGGATTTCTTACTAAAAAACAATAAAATTTCAAAACAAGATATAAAAGACAGCCCCTGCTTTTATAAATTTAAAAACCATAAGCCTCTAATAGCCTCACCTTTTAACGAACAAATAATAATGAGTAATGAGAAGGAAACTAAAGTTATGCTAAAATGTTACGCATATATTGGAGATGAAATTTATTACAAAATAGATGACGAAGAGTTTAATAAGACCACAAACGCAGCCGAAAAAATGCTAATTCTAAAAGAAGGTGAACACAAAATAGGTTGTCTGGATGAGAATTCAAATTTAAGCGAAATAAAAATAGAAATAAGGAGGTTTTGA